Below is a window of 'Nostoc azollae' 0708 DNA.
TTAAATTTAAAAGTGCCGCTCAGATTTTAACAGAAGTGAGTAATTTAACTCAAGTAGCTAATTTACAGGGTTTATCACCGTTATTTGATCAGCGAGTAGTTGAATTAAGTATGCAAATTCCTCCAGAATATAAACTTTCTGGAGTGGAATAAAAAGCCGTTTTGAAAAAAAAATTGAATAATATTTCACCAGATACTATTATTCATCGTTCTAAAAATGGAATGATGGTTCCTGTTCAATTAGGGTTTAATAAATATTAGGAGAAAGCAGCGAAAAAACTTTTATTCAATAAATAGCAATAGTGAAATTCCAGTTTATATTAATCAGGATATTTTGCAGAAATGATTAGATTTTAAAGGTGATATATGGGTAAGATATGGTGTTAAACTATGGTTATTGGTGAGTTTGGAAATTTGGTTGCAGGTAAATAAATCCGTATTCAAGAAGTAATCAAATGTTAAACGAACTTCATTTAAGGTCTGTAAGACCATCTTCTCAATTTGAGAACTGATAGACTCAACATTTTTACTGGTGATAACGGACTAGTTAAGTAGGGAGGCACAATTATTGATAAAAAAGTCTCGCAGCTTTCATATTTATCAAACAATATTTCTCAAACCCTTAATTTATCAGAGGTTTAGATATATTTTCTATCTTAGATTTAATTACACTCGCCTACTTAAAAGCTTCTTACTGGATATTGCTTGGTGAGTACTTACTGGAAATTGGGTAGAACAACCTACTTATACGCAAAAAATAGCAGAAAAATCCCCAGGAATTAGCTCCCAAATTCACACTAAATTGGTTTAAAAGACTATCAAAGTGGCTTGAATTTTTATGAGCAACAATGGCTGAATGTACAGTTACCTCCTGAATTAAATGAGGTAGTTATTTTTGTTCATATTGATGGCAGTTTCTCTATTTTTGATCCTGATTTACTTTTATCTGTTAAATACTGGAAGCATAATTTTTAACTAGCCTATTAACTAAAACTTTCCACCATATAAAGATCATTTGCAGAATCACCCATTAAAATCATAGTACTATCATCACTTACTTTCTAAATTAAGACTTCCAGAAATACCACTTAGCAGAACCTTAATTAATATTTGCGGAATCAGTAATTGTCATATTGCTGTTTAGGAATGAATTCTCACTAGTGCGGAGAGGATGTGCTAAACTAATACCTTTAGGACTACATGATTGTAGTCCATAAACTTTTAAATCAGGGTTACGATGCAGCATTTGCACTGTTGTACTGAAAATGCTTTGGGGATAATCGGTAATACTGAGAATTGCACAGTTATTTTCAAAGTGGAAATTATTAGCAATTAATAATTGAGCAACACTAGAACTATAAGAAACCACTAATCCTTCAAAACTGTAAGCAGTCATATCAGGATTGATTGTTACTGGTGTAATTTCTTGTCGTGATGATGGTAGAATCTTCGGTGGTGAGCCATTAATTTGTTGCCATTTATTTAACCATTGTTGAAACTCTGATTGAGGAAATAAAAATGTCTGAACTAATTTAATTTCCTCTCTCTGTCGAGTTCCTAAATATATTCAGATTATTCCTGTAATAACGCTAATAACAAATAGGATAAATTATTCCATGATAAATATACTGACAATAATTGCCGCAACCATCACAACAACTCCGAGAATTTGTAAGAATTTAGCCATTGCTTGAGGAGTTATATAGTTAATTTTTGCAGAATTAGTTACTTTAAATAAATAAAATATCACCCCACCAATGGAAATGTTAAAATAGGCAAAATAAACCTAATATTTTCTGGAAGATTTATTCTCAAAAAAGATGTTAATACTGATATTATTAGTTTTGATAAAGAAACTAAACCACAAATGACTGTAAAAAATACATTGAAGAAAATATAAGCTATTATAAAAATATAAATTGATGATGGAACTCTACTTTTCAGACGAATATCTAGGGAATAAAGCAGTTGTTTGGGTGTAAAAAATAAGGTATTTTTAGCATGAAGATCAGAAATGCTTTTAGCACAGATGGGGTCTTTAATTTTAAAATTTCCCATTATTTTTGGCTCAGAAGTAAAAGGATAATTATACTGTTTGTATCTTCCTTGGTTTGCTGTTCTATCTTTTAAAGTATTATCAGTTCCGCAGTTAATACATTTCATATTTTTGTATTTAGTGATGTGATATCCATCAAAATATCGAGTTAATTATCTCACGCAAAAGCACAAAGATCCAAAGAAAGTAAAAATTATTCATCCTTATTCATCTGAAGTTATCTGCGTTTAATGAACTAGAACTGATTACTAAGTAAAACGCTGTAATCTTCCCGTTTTATAATTAAATAATGTGTACCATTTCCCAATAAAACCTCGGCTGGTTTAGGACGATGTAAAAAGTGAGAGGACATTGCATAACCAACCATAAGCACCAATATCAAAAATACCGATAATACCCCCAATTTCTAAAGCAGGAAGTTGGCAATTCTTCCCTAAGTAATCCCGTCAATAAGTCGTATTTCTACAAAGAGTGGTGAGGTAATTTCCTGAAGTTTGATTTTTCCAAGTTACTATTTCTCGGTAACCACCATGTACAGCAGGAATAGAGATGTTAGCCACAGTAGAATCAACACCAATAATTTGTTTTCCTCCTTGCCAAGAGATACAACCTTAGCTAACAAAGTCGGACAACCACTGATAGCAGCGCGTCCGGGTTCAATTATCAAATCAATATGTTCTTTTAAATCTAAAATTCCTCTACTTAATTCATATCCAAAGATCTCCCAATTAAAAGTTGCACCTTGATGATGATATGGATAACCAAAACTACCACTAAGATCTATGTATTGCCAATATAGTAACTTTTGTGCAGTTTCTAAAACATTATCAGTCACATCAGTCAAAGCAGAAGTTGCATTAGTTCCTGTACCCCGATGAAAATGTAACCCTGAAATCTTTAAACACACATTTTTAGCAATAGAAACAGCCTCATCAAAATCTACTAAAATAATACCAATGCGACTATCTTCAGAAACATTCAACCGCAACCCAAGACGTAACTCCTCGTTCTCTCTGCGATTCTCTGACTCTGCGACTCTGCGTGAGACAAAAGAACCTCACACAAAAAACGTAAATGAGAAATACTATCCAAATTGAGAGTAGTCACACCCCAATTTAGAAACTGTTCCATTTCCTCCCTATTTAAATTACTACCGCTATAGACAATATCTCTAGGATCAAAACCAGAATTCAAACCTAAATAAATATCCCCTGGAGTATTAGCATGAAGTCCCCAACCAGCAGATTTAAAATCTGCTGCAATATTGCCATTTCTTACACTAGCGAAATGAAACTTTGTATGAGAATAATTGAAAGCCTTGGTACTATATAAAATAGTTTAGCGTAAGTAAAATATCGCTATCATAAACATAGAGAGGAGAACCGTAAACCTGTAATAATTCCTGAGCGAGTTTCAGAGAAAATGGTGTTGTTAAATTTAAAATTTTTTGTAAAATTTCCATAACCAACTAGGAAATAAAAATGGATGATTCCAGGAATTTGATCCTAGGTTGACACCAAAAACGCGAGAATACCAAAGTTGCCATATAATTAGTAACCAGAGAATCTCACCTATCCGTCGTCCTTGAATATTTCCTCCTAATTCTCGTATCACAATTTGTGATGCTATGTCAGGGTAGAAAATATTTTCTGCCTTTAGTATACCCAGATTTAGCCAATTACCGATGTCATGCCAAAAATTATTTACACACCAAGAGGTTAAGGGAACACCCATACCCCGCGTTTGTCTCTAAACTATATCTACTGGTAGCAAATTTTCTACAGCGCGTTTGAGGATATATTTTTCACAAGCACCGTGTAAACAGAGTTCTCGAGATAACTGAAAAGTCCATACTGCTAAAAGTAAATCACAAAAAGGTGATCGCACATTCAACCTATGAACAAAACCCAACGCACTCGCACGTGGATGGATATTTTGCGCCCCTTTTAACATCAAAATCATCCTGGTACGACGGAGACGATGCAACAACGAAGGACAAAAATGGGTATCAAGAGCCTCAAACAACCAGTCCTGGGCATTTAATCCCCGAATCTGATCATAAATTTCTGGCTGATAAACCATAGATTCATAACCCCAGAGGCGATGAAAAGTTCGGAGATATTGCTGAATAAAACCTTGTGCTTCATTAGGATATTCAGCTTGATAAGTACCAACAGCAATTAAAGGTTTATTAGTCCAACCCGCAAATAATTGATCACCACCTTCACCATTAAAAGTTACCTGAGTTTCTTAACTAGCAACTTGATTTAGAGGAAATAAGGGAACAGTTACACCATCAGCAAAAGGTCAATCTAAAGCCTTAATAGTAGCAATAAGAGCATTTTTAATATTCCTGGGACTAGGATAAACCTTCACCATAGGAATATTGAGAAACTGCGCTACTTGTTCAGGATAGGGATCTTCAGAAATGCCAAACTGACTAAAATCTAAAGAATAAGAGCGAACCTTCACCCCCGCCTCTACCAACAAAGCAGCAACAAGGGACGAATCTAAACCACCAGAGAGAAAAACTGCCACTGGTTCATCTTGTAAATCACCAATTTACTTTTGAATCGAATCTTTTACTAACCTTTGTAATTGAGAAACTGCGGTTTTTTCATCTTTAATTTCTTCCCTTGACTCACACCATTGATGAATATGGCGAAGTTGAGGATAACTAACACCATCCGAAATAACTTCAGTTCCCGCAACCACAGACAACACCTCATTAACAGGAGTTAAAGGATTAGAAACATAACAAAAATAACTATAACCATATAAACTATAAATACTAAACTCCGGTGTTTAAATCATTTATAAAACTCATTATAACTGAGGAGCCAACCAAATTACATTATTATATTGAGTCCAAAATCAAGAAACTTTACCAAAAGCTTCCCTGCCCATAATCAACCGATTTGATTCCAATCTCACCGAAATATCAGGTTCGGAAAACCCCGACGCATAAATAGCCACAATTGTACTTTCTGTTATTGACGGTACAGACTCACATCCAACATAAACAATATTCCAAACAAACTTTTCTCGCTACCCTTCTTCCTTTGTGCCTCTACACTTTTGCGTGAGCTTCTTTTCTTGTTATCACCCCAATAACCGATAAAATGATAGGGAGAAATAACTGATCAAACGCAAATATTTCATCGCTAATCTTCCTACCTTCCAGCAACATTTCCACCTTCCAATTACCAACTGGGGCAGCAGAATTAATACTATAACGATAGTAAGTATCCCAAACAGAAGTTTTAATTTTGCGAGTTTGATAATTTGTTTAACAATTTGACCACTAGGGTCAATCTAATTACAAGCCAAAGATAGCTTTTTACCTATTGGTGTATCTTTTAAAGTTCCACGGCAAAAAACTTCAGAATTAGATTGATGAGAAATAGATTTAAGATTGCGATTATCAGCTAAAGTAATACTATCTTGTTGTGCAGAAACATTAGCCAATAAAGAACTTTATCGTTGATTCAAAAATATTACTGACCCAATGTCTACGATAACAGCCACAACTACTCCAGCTATAATCAATCTGTGTAAGGATTAAGGTCTAAGGTAGAGAGATTAAAAAAGGTGTATGGAAAGCAGAGTGAACCATGGCTTTCATAGGTTGGTCAAAGAACTCAATTAGAGAAAGTGCTTGAGGGCGACAAGTTTGTATAACCGTCAATAAATTGGCAGGATGTTGGAATAGCTCCAGAGAAAGAGAACCACCAGAGACTTTTCGTTGTGTCAGTGCTAAACCTAACCTTGGTTCAGCTAAATTATGATCAATGTCTATTGCCTAAGGAAGGTAAAAGTTTACCAGGTTCCCCTGGGGCTTGATCAATGAATGAATGGAAGATTCAACTTTTGGTTGAAACTAGGATGGCCAAGTCAAGAATTCATTAAGGTTTTGGGTTTTTTGGAATAAAGGTATGATTCCTATATCTTGTCCCGGTACTATCTCTGGTGACCAGTGTGCCCTTTGTGTTTCCCCACACACACTGCAAATCCACGTATATCTTTCATATTCTACTATTTGGATTGGCCTGTCCACCAACTCCCCTACTTGTTGTGTTTGGATTTTTATTGGTTCGCCAAACAATTGCCCCTGACCTCACCATCCACACACTTGCTGTCCCACTATCTCAAATCTATCTACTGCACCAAAACCCTTTCTCCTTTTTCCCCTATGCCCTGGTTGTCCTCCTGGTTTCCGTTTTCGTGTCTGGTTTTCTTCTGGTTTCTCTTCTTGTTTGTTCTCGGTTTTTCTGAGGATGTCTCCCAAGGGTGGTTTGGATCATGTTATGGTCTCTAAATCTCGACTAACTTTGAGTTTCTCTATTTCCTTTTCCAGTTTTACTACTCTATTTCTTAGGTTCTCTATACTTTTCCCCTGGTCAATAATGATTCCTACCAGTTGCTCTCTTCCCAACTGCTTCAATATCTCTCTGTCTAGTGTGGCAGCTTCTTTTCTATAACTGCTATATTCTGTCTCACCTGTCACACTTGTCAATACCCCACCACCTGAGTCTTTACGTTAATTGAGGTTGCTGTGGTTGAACTTACAAAGCCTGATGAAGACCTAAGTGAATCAACGCTTCATCTAATAACTCAGGAGGTAATTTTAATTGTTGTAGAATTTGTTCAATCTGAAGTTTATCAAATTCCTCTTCCTGCCGTAATTGCAAACCCTGAACTTCCGCAATAATTTAGTTTGATTGTTTCTGACTTAATCGTTGGTTCATATTTAAAGATTGAAAAATTTCTGCCTTCTGCGTTCTTGCACTAAGGGTCTGATTTTCACTTAACATCATAACTAGCTAACAAAGAAACTGCCAACTCGTTATCATATCAAGGTCAAAACCAGACCCAGTAGGAAATTTAGGTAATCAAAAAATTACTAATCTTAGCGTCTACCACGATAAGGAACTGCATTCAAGTAATCAATATCAAGTGCAGATAGCTTTTGGGCATAATTACCCTTACTAGACAGGGAAGCAGCCATATCTGCATATTTACCAGGATCACCTTCTGTTAAACGCTTTGCTTTCGCCTTGGCGGTGTAGAAGTTTTCCAAAGTAAAACGCCAGTCGGTTCTGACTGTACCTGCTATTTCTTGGAAGTCCGCACCATAGCGAGGAGTCACCAAGTTGTAGGGACGACCTTCTAAGCGTTTGCGTTGGTAAGGAACGGTATTTTCACCAAAGTTGACGGTGTACTCTTCGCTGTTTACTAAAGCATCAACAAAGCTGCTAAAACCCTTCGTTCCAATCACAATAGACCAAGCAATTTCTTCTTCTTTGTTATAAGCAGAACGACCCAAAAGGCGCTTGAGCGTGATATCTACTAACCGATAGTTGTTGTTAACGGAAACAACTAGACGATAGAAAGCCTCAGATTTAGCCAAACCACGGATGAAGTCCCGTACAGACAAAGAACCATTTTTCAGTTGAGATTCTAAAGTTCCTTGGCGGTTGAACTTAAGAATTTCATGTTCGCTGAAAACTTGGCGATAACTTGCCCAGATGATGCTTTGAATGTCAGTGTAAGAACTAACATCTTCTACGCGATAGACATAAGGTGTATCTTCATTTATGTCAGCAACACCAAAGCTGCTAACGCGGTGATTTTGACTGCTTGGTTTGTATTGAAGTAATGGTAGTGCCATGCTACGTCTTTCCTCTTGTTAATAAATTCGACTTTGAAACCGGAACAAGGAAGGTTTGATTAGTCAATATCCTAATTCACGCTTTAACTATTTTGCTGCATTAGGTTACACACATATTTCCGAGATTTAGCGGATAGGGAAACTGCCGCTAGGATTAATAGAGAGAGGAATTCCTTCTGGTTTTTTCTCTCTGGTTGTATCGGGAATTTGAATCTTAGCGGTGTTAACTAGCGTATAGGTGACAGTTCTAATGTTGATAGAAGCAGCCATTTTGAAGAAGTCACTGATGCTACCGGGTTTATACCGCGCATCTTCCAACTTGTCACGCCAGTAGTCAGCATAGCGTGGTGTTACCAAATTAAAAGGTCTATCTTTGTAGCGACGGCGTTGGTAGGGAACTATATTTTCCCCAAAACAGCTTTTATATTCTTCAGAGTCTAGCAAAGCATCAACAAAACCATCCCAACCATGTGTGGCAATTTTGATTGACCAAGCGATTTCTTCATCTTTGCTGTAAGGAGAACGCCCTAACAACCGCTTCAGTCCTAATTCGACCAAGCGATAATTAGAGTTGGTCTGAATTACTAAACTTTGGAAGGCTTCAGATTTAGCTAAACCCCGAATAAAGTCACGCACGGTGATAGCTTTATTCTTCACCTGAGATTCTAAATTACTCTGACGGTAGAATTTCAGA
It encodes the following:
- a CDS encoding phycobilisome rod-core linker polypeptide — encoded protein: MAIPLLEYKPSSQNQRVSGYEIPNEDTPKIYCIEDYAKAGEIEELIWAAYRQVFSEQVILKFYRQSNLESQVKNKAITVRDFIRGLAKSEAFQSLVIQTNSNYRLVELGLKRLLGRSPYSKDEEIAWSIKIATHGWDGFVDALLDSEEYKSCFGENIVPYQRRRYKDRPFNLVTPRYADYWRDKLEDARYKPGSISDFFKMAASINIRTVTYTLVNTAKIQIPDTTREKKPEGIPLSINPSGSFPIR
- a CDS encoding phycobilisome rod-core linker polypeptide: MALPLLQYKPSSQNHRVSSFGVADINEDTPYVYRVEDVSSYTDIQSIIWASYRQVFSEHEILKFNRQGTLESQLKNGSLSVRDFIRGLAKSEAFYRLVVSVNNNYRLVDITLKRLLGRSAYNKEEEIAWSIVIGTKGFSSFVDALVNSEEYTVNFGENTVPYQRKRLEGRPYNLVTPRYGADFQEIAGTVRTDWRFTLENFYTAKAKAKRLTEGDPGKYADMAASLSSKGNYAQKLSALDIDYLNAVPYRGRR
- a CDS encoding asparagine synthase-related protein, whose translation is MSLNIKFKSAAQILTEVSNLTQVANLQGLSPLFDQRVVELSMQIPPEYKLSGVE